In Deltaproteobacteria bacterium, the following proteins share a genomic window:
- a CDS encoding pilus assembly PilX N-terminal domain-containing protein, whose translation MNLNNEKGAVLVVSLIIMGLLMVIGTSITMTSSIELNVARNEKVAKTAFYRAENGRIMASKAILSADAGTTWTDGASFEGNADITMADGSFFTEGFDVSNTVDNVSSNPDMQLSGNLGADLDIDKIQVGPMPGASAEFGAGYEGVGHEGMVQAIYRIDSIGREPSGSEARVQLQYRLLPY comes from the coding sequence TTGAACCTAAATAATGAAAAAGGGGCAGTCCTGGTTGTTAGTCTCATTATTATGGGCCTGTTGATGGTGATCGGCACATCCATTACCATGACATCATCTATTGAGCTAAACGTTGCCCGGAATGAAAAGGTGGCAAAAACGGCCTTCTACCGGGCCGAAAACGGTCGAATTATGGCCTCCAAAGCCATCCTATCTGCTGACGCCGGAACGACCTGGACTGACGGCGCCAGTTTTGAGGGCAACGCCGATATTACGATGGCAGATGGGAGTTTTTTCACTGAAGGATTTGATGTGAGCAACACGGTGGATAATGTGTCGTCAAACCCGGACATGCAGTTGTCAGGTAACCTTGGGGCAGATCTGGATATTGATAAGATACAAGTAGGACCTATGCCAGGCGCTTCGGCAGAGTTTGGAGCAGGATATGAAGGCGTGGGGCACGAGGGCATGGTCCAGGCTATTTATCGAATAGACAGCATTGGACGAGAGCCAAGCGGTTCTGAGGCCAGGGTGCAGCTTCAATACAGATTGCTGCCTTATTGA
- a CDS encoding prepilin-type N-terminal cleavage/methylation domain-containing protein produces the protein MIPLCLHKTDRGFTLIELLVALVLGLVVLAAVLNIFVSQNRTNAVQQEVAYAQQNVRAAMDIIAREIRGAGYDPQNNGFDVIQTATSNTIRVLSNLSGDDEAGNPNDANEDVTYTIDNTNRRITRMGNPMIEEVVPNSLLFTYFKADGTSFVPANQTDRNDIRVVAIQFQVHTQNEDPGFAGGYDLYSSTTGTCRTRTLATRVRIRNMGFQDLE, from the coding sequence ATGATACCTTTATGTTTGCACAAGACGGATCGTGGGTTCACTCTGATAGAGCTCCTCGTAGCCCTGGTCCTTGGCCTGGTAGTGCTTGCGGCAGTCCTTAATATCTTTGTGAGCCAGAACCGGACCAATGCCGTTCAGCAAGAAGTCGCCTATGCCCAGCAAAATGTCAGGGCAGCCATGGATATTATTGCACGAGAGATAAGAGGGGCCGGCTATGATCCTCAAAACAATGGTTTTGATGTTATACAGACAGCTACGTCAAATACGATCCGGGTGCTTTCCAACCTGAGCGGAGACGACGAAGCTGGAAATCCGAATGACGCAAACGAGGATGTTACATACACGATAGACAATACGAACCGGCGGATAACCAGGATGGGAAACCCTATGATTGAAGAGGTTGTTCCCAACAGCCTGCTGTTTACCTATTTCAAGGCTGATGGCACGTCTTTTGTTCCCGCCAACCAGACGGATCGCAATGATATCCGGGTCGTTGCCATACAATTTCAGGTGCACACACAAAACGAGGATCCCGGCTTTGCCGGTGGGTATGACTTGTATTCTTCAACTACGGGCACCTGCCGGACCAGAACCCTTGCGACCAGGGTTCGAATTCGCAACATGGGCTTTCAGGATTTAGAATAG